The following are encoded in a window of Panicum virgatum strain AP13 chromosome 5N, P.virgatum_v5, whole genome shotgun sequence genomic DNA:
- the LOC120675527 gene encoding DDT domain-containing protein DDR4-like has translation MASPSKRARAPSPAKPPRAQAPDEASAAYEDPIVLLRRRWELASVLHFLRVFEPVIKADLGLSAEEIEAALASNNRNLARIHVALLKGIPPVNKHLKDEDGWIIVTSKKLTDWWSWVAEGANPFKSNPGKEVETYKQQDPIKRLLILKALCEVRSEQNDAVWYVNDEMKKGTNISYFRKDKLGSGSNGTVYWYDGFSTIGHRLYTEDVTVGFKQNWKGKSGRLTKPDINIHWETVATNLEEFLEISEKLSRKGRSEYAIAEHLKAEIIPAVEKLQKKKERDLKRQKKKDKLLAFANSFQSRSLRNRRPVNYSYSAYDRSIEEAIRAASKAKHDSHDLGDKGANGGSDINSKQNKDGLDDAKYLSELSSGDEEDADYTDLDGGSADSDENNNASDTYRSDLEEEDVFVPRKRTRLAARLLKEPRQGLRRSQRNVKNDDEVMHPGQLTPPPMTKKTLRQRPTPVSKQPDTTLSGSEDDIAQFVADSEDESE, from the exons ATGGCCTCGCCGTCGAAGCGCGCGAGGGCACCGTCGCCGGCGAAGCCGCCGAGGGCACAGGCTCCCGATGAGGCCTCCGCCGCCTACGAGGACCccatcgtcctcctccgccgccgctgggagCTCGCCTCCGTGCTCCACTTCCTCAGG GTGTTTGAGCCGGTGATCAAGGCGGACCTGGGGCTCTCGGCGGAGGAGATCGAGGCGGCGCTCGCGTCGAACAACCGCAACCTCGCTCGCATCCACGTTGCCCTTTTGAAG GGAATACCTCCAGTTAACAAACATCTCAAGGATGAGGATGGATGGATTATAGTGACCTCCAAGAAGCTTACAGATTGGTGGTCGTGG GTTGCTGAAGGAGCAAACCCATTCAAAAGTAATCCAGG GAAGGAAGTTGAGACGTATAAGCAGCAAGATCCAATTAAGCGTTTGCTAATACTGAAAGCACTTTGTGAAGTTCGATCTGAG CAAAATGATGCAGTATGGTATGTCAATGATGAAATGAAGAAAGGAACTAATATTTCCTACTTTCGGAAAGATAAACTAGGGAGTGGCAGTAATGGGACTGTATACTG GTATGATGGTTTCTCAACTATTGGCCATAGATTATATACAGAAGATGTAACGGTAGGTTTTAAGCAGAATTGGAAGGGAAAGAGTGGCCGTTTGACAAAACCAGACATCAATATTCACTGGGAAACAGTTGCAACTAACCTGGAGGAGTTTCTTGAGATATCA GAGAAGTTATCTAGAAAGGGCCGATCTGAATATGCTATTGCAGAGCATCTTAAGGCAGAAATCATTCCAGCTGTGGAGAAGTTACAAAAG AAGAAAGAGAGGGACTTAAAACgtcagaagaagaaggacaaacTTTTAGCTTTTGCTAACAGTTTCCAAAGCCGTTCATTGCGTAATCGTAGGCCTGTCAACTACAGTTACT CTGCTTATGATCGTTCGATTGAGGAGGCGATAAGAGCTGCATC GAAAGCAAAACATGATTCACATGATCTGGGAGACAAAGGGGCCAATGGAGGATCAGACATCAATTCTAAGCAGAACAAAGATGGACTGGATGATGCCAAGTACCTAAGTGAACTGAGCTCTGGTGATGAGGAAGATGCAGACTATACTGACCTGGATGGTGGCTCTGCTGATAGTGATGAAAACAATAATGCTTCTGATACCTACAGAAGCGACTTGGAAGAGGAGGATGTATTTGTACCACGCAAGAGGACTCGTCTTGCTGCCCGTTTGCTAAAGGAGCCTAGGCAAGGGCTCCGTCGAAGTCAAAGAAATGTGAAGAATGATGATGAGGTTATGCATCCTGGTCAGCTCACCCCTCCTCCAATGACAAAGAAAACACTGAGGCAAAGGCCCACTCCGGTGTCTAAGCAACCAGACACTACTTTATCGGGTTCTGAAGATGATATTGCACAGTTTGTTGCAGATTCAGAGGATGAATCTGAGTAA